From a single Candidatus Neomarinimicrobiota bacterium genomic region:
- a CDS encoding TonB-dependent receptor has protein sequence MTSVKWYKLTLCMLTLLPLAVFAGMTGKITGKVVDATTAEPLIGVNIIVEGTGMGAATDIDGYYTIIGITPGTYSLKAGYISYSTTRITDVKVMVDLTTEVIIQLQEEVLVGDVVTVVAKAPTVRKDVTSTSYRVSAEDIEALQVESLGDLINLQAGVIEGHFRGGRGGEVVYIVDGIPINDGYSGDVPLDVENDMIQAMEVISGTFNAEYGQAMSGIVNIVTKEGQDYFAGKLSTYIGDYASSHDDVFLHIDEVNPLATHNVQLSLSGPLPSFLGSASNFSVLLRQSAGEGYLFGEQLFLPSDSSNFDNPDNPYIEATGSGDVVALKPHARETVQGKLTFKLYNKGKLNVSGYYQSEQYRDYDHSFKYNPEGNYQKVSGDYRGSLQFTHLFSSESFVTLNASKGFTEFGQYVYEDWQDPRYAPLSNLTSNGSNGFSTGGMRMWQHRRNTGDVIGKMDYTNQISSQQKIGLGVSLKQSNLWLHEYWIYFDDSNLVNRPPDSSAYNNSYRHKPVEFNAYFQDKLELGEMILNAGLRFDYFDPDGVVPEDFRDTRLSVKRPAEASSQFSPRLGIAYPITDRGVIHFSYGHFFQVPAYEHLYINPDFEVSLIQIEGDQPPRGRYNSMGNAELQPQKTVSYEIGLKQGLTEDLTIDITGFNKDIRDLIGMEVRDDIYGGRYFRFINRDHANVKGLTLALEQRQLPGGFGFGVDYTYQVATGNASDPTEEWERQRADPPIESEKKRVILDWDQTHSLNLSATTTQAGYHISVISKMGSGLPYTRSSARYSNRIYNGERKPLTMTLDFHITKDVFIYGFNLSPYLKIYNLLDRKNVHDVYSSSGSAEFDYDMNFQTYRGIKTQEEYYTRPEFYSEPRKILFGLSLKFGGPS, from the coding sequence ATGACGTCTGTAAAATGGTACAAGTTAACCCTATGTATGCTTACGCTATTGCCTCTAGCTGTGTTCGCAGGTATGACGGGTAAAATTACAGGTAAAGTGGTTGATGCCACCACGGCAGAACCCCTCATTGGCGTAAATATTATTGTGGAGGGCACAGGTATGGGTGCCGCCACAGATATTGATGGATATTATACAATCATCGGCATCACTCCGGGAACTTACAGCCTGAAGGCTGGATATATTTCCTATTCAACAACCCGAATCACCGATGTCAAAGTGATGGTTGACCTGACCACAGAGGTCATCATACAGCTCCAGGAAGAAGTCCTGGTGGGTGATGTTGTCACCGTGGTTGCCAAAGCGCCCACCGTGAGAAAGGATGTTACCTCTACATCCTATCGAGTCAGCGCTGAAGATATTGAAGCGCTTCAGGTCGAATCCCTGGGTGATCTCATCAACTTACAGGCTGGTGTAATAGAAGGCCATTTTAGAGGAGGCCGTGGAGGCGAGGTTGTCTATATCGTGGATGGGATTCCCATCAATGATGGATATTCTGGCGATGTGCCTCTGGATGTAGAAAATGATATGATACAGGCCATGGAAGTGATCAGCGGTACCTTTAATGCGGAATACGGACAAGCTATGTCTGGCATCGTTAATATCGTGACCAAGGAAGGCCAGGATTATTTTGCTGGCAAGCTTTCAACCTATATTGGTGATTATGCTTCCAGTCACGACGATGTCTTTCTTCACATCGATGAAGTAAATCCACTGGCTACCCATAATGTGCAGTTAAGTCTGAGCGGACCTCTGCCATCCTTTCTGGGAAGTGCCTCAAATTTTTCAGTTTTATTGCGACAATCTGCTGGAGAGGGTTATCTCTTTGGCGAACAACTATTTTTGCCTTCCGATTCCTCAAATTTTGACAATCCAGATAATCCTTATATCGAAGCAACAGGGAGTGGGGACGTGGTCGCTCTTAAGCCCCATGCCCGTGAAACGGTTCAAGGAAAATTAACCTTCAAGCTTTATAACAAGGGTAAGCTGAATGTATCTGGTTATTACCAATCAGAACAATATCGTGATTATGACCACTCTTTTAAATACAATCCTGAGGGGAATTACCAAAAAGTTAGTGGTGACTATCGGGGTTCTCTGCAATTTACACACCTATTCAGCTCAGAGTCATTTGTCACTCTGAATGCATCCAAGGGTTTTACTGAATTTGGTCAATATGTCTATGAAGACTGGCAGGATCCCCGCTATGCGCCCCTGTCAAATCTGACCAGTAATGGATCAAATGGGTTTTCCACTGGGGGTATGCGCATGTGGCAGCACCGTCGAAATACTGGTGATGTGATTGGCAAAATGGATTATACCAACCAAATATCATCCCAACAAAAAATTGGTCTTGGCGTCAGTCTGAAGCAAAGCAATCTCTGGCTCCATGAATATTGGATTTATTTTGATGATAGCAATCTTGTGAATAGACCGCCGGATTCATCTGCATATAACAATAGCTACCGGCATAAGCCCGTGGAATTTAACGCCTATTTCCAGGATAAACTTGAATTGGGTGAAATGATTCTGAACGCCGGTTTACGCTTTGACTACTTTGACCCAGATGGTGTGGTACCTGAAGATTTCCGGGACACGCGCCTGTCTGTTAAACGACCTGCAGAAGCCTCTTCCCAATTCAGTCCTAGATTGGGGATTGCCTATCCCATCACCGATAGGGGTGTTATCCATTTCAGCTATGGGCATTTTTTCCAGGTTCCAGCTTATGAGCATCTTTATATCAACCCGGATTTCGAAGTATCCTTAATCCAGATCGAAGGCGACCAGCCACCACGTGGTCGCTATAACTCCATGGGGAACGCCGAATTGCAACCCCAGAAAACAGTGAGCTATGAGATCGGATTAAAACAGGGACTGACAGAAGATCTGACCATCGATATTACCGGCTTTAACAAGGATATTCGCGATCTTATCGGCATGGAAGTTCGTGATGACATTTATGGCGGGCGCTATTTCCGATTTATCAACAGGGATCATGCCAATGTGAAGGGGCTTACCCTGGCTCTGGAACAAAGACAGTTGCCTGGTGGTTTTGGTTTTGGTGTTGATTATACCTATCAGGTTGCCACGGGGAATGCCTCGGACCCGACTGAAGAATGGGAAAGGCAGAGAGCAGATCCACCCATTGAATCAGAGAAAAAACGGGTGATTCTGGATTGGGATCAAACCCATTCCCTGAATTTAAGTGCCACGACAACCCAGGCTGGCTATCATATTAGTGTAATCAGCAAGATGGGAAGTGGATTGCCCTATACCAGATCTTCAGCCCGATACTCGAATCGGATTTATAATGGCGAACGTAAACCGCTAACCATGACCCTGGATTTTCATATCACCAAGGATGTCTTCATCTACGGTTTCAACCTCTCCCCATACTTAAAGATATATAATCTCCTGGACAGAAAGAATGTCCACGACGTCTATAGCTCCAGCGGCTCAGCCGAATTTGACTACGACATGAATTTTCAAACCTATCGGGGCATCAAGACTCAGGAAGAGTATTATACGCGGCCAGAATTTTATTCTGAACCCCGCAAAATACTATTTGGATTGTCTTTGAAATTTGGAGGTCCCTCATGA
- a CDS encoding T9SS type A sorting domain-containing protein, with amino-acid sequence MAMRKIATTLLLVLLSFVFAEENLLVNPSMEDQTPAFWTPLNGTFGTDVGVTDAAMAYGGMHSFMITKAAVGANMVGWQSANNANLYWNNAQAGTYNVGAMVKLAGVNTSPANDDAKIGVMFEFLDGSGNVLGTENVWADQTAADADWAELSAITIISAEPAEVNIKLIMGKDATGTAYFDNVGCNTTPDWSMGPFNGNAETITGWLNWYAGDNGSYGTVTNNDAHTGSYSAELFKPDTTSSTSEIVYYSIPVPAVAGDWYKIGVWVKTVGVNFDGAFEGTFIRKERLDERLGLCFFFHNDAVLDEGFNTTGGDKYVYVDQVTTDNDWTYYTVMERAPEDATGISVRARFTSSPTGLAYFDDFSVVHMSEVGGEELLSNTGMEDQLPAFWSPLNGTFGTDVGVTDAAMAYGGMHSFMITKAAATANMVGWMSADNANLYWNNAQAGTYNVGAMVKLAGVNTSPASDDAKIGVMFEFLDGSGNVLGTENVWADQTAADADWAELSAVTIVSAEPASVNIKLVMGKDATGTAYFDNVSCNTTPDWSMGPFNGNAETITGWLNWYAGDNGSYGTVTNNEAHSGSYAQELYKPDTTSSTSEIVYYSIPYPVEAGEWYKVGVWVKTVGVNFDGSFEPTYTRRERLDERLGLCYFFHNDVVLDEGFNTTGGDKYVYVDQTTADSDWSFYEVAEQAPEDATGISVRARFTSSPTGTAYFDDYTVKHLIEAPGGVAIDPDFDVAINPSEYRLNQNYPNPFNPSTTIGYSVPQDGLISLDIYNVVGQKIKTLYTGYQSAGSHSLVWDATNASGEAVPTGIYIYSLNGANAHVTQKMVLIR; translated from the coding sequence ATGGCTATGCGTAAAATCGCTACCACGTTACTCCTGGTCTTACTGAGTTTTGTCTTTGCAGAAGAAAATCTGTTAGTCAATCCTAGTATGGAAGACCAGACACCAGCTTTCTGGACGCCCCTTAACGGTACTTTTGGTACTGATGTTGGTGTGACAGATGCAGCAATGGCTTATGGAGGGATGCATTCATTCATGATTACCAAAGCCGCCGTTGGTGCCAATATGGTTGGATGGCAATCTGCCAACAATGCCAACCTGTATTGGAATAATGCTCAGGCAGGTACCTACAATGTTGGTGCCATGGTAAAATTGGCCGGTGTGAATACTAGCCCAGCCAATGATGATGCCAAAATTGGTGTCATGTTTGAATTCCTGGATGGATCAGGCAATGTGCTGGGCACAGAAAATGTCTGGGCTGACCAGACTGCTGCCGACGCAGATTGGGCTGAGCTCTCAGCTATCACTATTATCAGTGCCGAACCAGCAGAAGTAAATATCAAACTCATTATGGGTAAGGATGCTACTGGAACTGCTTATTTTGATAATGTGGGCTGTAACACCACTCCTGATTGGAGCATGGGTCCATTTAATGGCAATGCTGAAACCATCACGGGTTGGCTGAACTGGTATGCAGGTGACAATGGTTCCTATGGTACCGTTACCAATAATGATGCACATACAGGTTCCTATTCAGCAGAACTCTTTAAACCAGATACTACCAGTTCGACCTCTGAGATCGTTTATTACTCGATTCCAGTTCCTGCCGTAGCAGGCGATTGGTACAAAATCGGTGTCTGGGTAAAGACTGTTGGCGTGAATTTCGATGGTGCCTTTGAAGGTACCTTTATTCGCAAAGAACGTCTGGATGAACGTCTCGGCCTATGCTTTTTCTTCCATAACGATGCAGTTCTGGATGAAGGCTTCAACACCACAGGCGGAGACAAATATGTCTATGTCGATCAAGTGACCACAGATAATGACTGGACCTATTATACCGTCATGGAACGTGCTCCAGAAGATGCCACTGGTATCTCAGTAAGGGCTCGTTTTACCTCAAGTCCTACAGGACTCGCCTATTTTGATGATTTCTCAGTAGTACATATGAGTGAAGTTGGCGGTGAGGAACTGTTGAGTAATACTGGTATGGAAGATCAGCTACCAGCCTTCTGGTCACCACTGAACGGTACTTTTGGTACCGATGTTGGTGTAACAGATGCAGCAATGGCCTACGGCGGCATGCACTCATTCATGATCACCAAAGCGGCAGCTACTGCCAATATGGTGGGTTGGATGTCTGCTGATAATGCCAATCTATACTGGAACAATGCTCAGGCCGGTACCTATAATGTCGGTGCCATGGTCAAATTAGCCGGTGTGAATACTAGTCCCGCCAGTGATGATGCCAAAATTGGTGTTATGTTTGAATTCTTGGATGGATCAGGCAATGTGCTGGGCACAGAAAATGTCTGGGCTGACCAGACTGCTGCCGACGCAGATTGGGCTGAGCTTTCAGCCGTTACCATTGTCAGTGCAGAACCAGCAAGCGTTAACATTAAGCTCGTCATGGGTAAAGATGCCACGGGAACTGCTTATTTTGATAACGTATCCTGTAACACCACTCCTGATTGGAGCATGGGTCCATTTAATGGCAATGCTGAAACTATCACGGGTTGGCTGAACTGGTACGCCGGTGACAATGGTTCCTATGGTACCGTCACCAACAATGAAGCCCACAGCGGTAGCTATGCCCAGGAACTTTATAAACCAGATACAACCAGCTCAACCTCTGAGATCGTATATTATTCGATCCCTTATCCTGTTGAAGCTGGTGAATGGTATAAAGTTGGTGTTTGGGTTAAGACTGTAGGTGTGAATTTCGACGGTTCCTTTGAACCTACCTATACTCGAAGGGAACGTCTTGATGAACGTCTGGGCCTCTGCTATTTCTTCCATAACGATGTCGTTCTGGATGAAGGCTTTAACACTACAGGTGGCGATAAATACGTCTATGTTGATCAGACAACCGCCGATAGTGACTGGTCATTTTATGAAGTTGCCGAGCAGGCTCCAGAAGATGCTACAGGAATTTCTGTTAGGGCTCGTTTTACCTCAAGTCCTACAGGAACAGCCTATTTTGACGATTATACTGTCAAGCATTTGATTGAAGCTCCAGGTGGTGTTGCCATTGATCCAGATTTTGATGTGGCAATAAATCCAAGTGAGTACCGACTGAATCAGAATTATCCCAATCCTTTCAATCCAAGCACCACTATTGGATATAGTGTTCCTCAGGATGGGCTGATCAGTTTGGATATTTACAATGTTGTCGGTCAGAAGATCAAGACCCTCTACACTGGATATCAATCAGCTGGTAGTCACAGCCTCGTTTGGGATGCAACCAATGCATCTGGCGAAGCCGTGCCAACAGGCATTTACATCTACTCTTTGAACGGTGCAAACGCACACGTCACTCAAAAGATGGTTCTGATTAGATAG
- a CDS encoding LacI family DNA-binding transcriptional regulator, with the protein MKPTIKMIADQAGVSTATVSLVLNSRPGVNAETRKLVQETIKKLDYHPKRSASQLARKTTGNIGFIIWEDHFSEIEMFYSQCFLGMELATRDSDYYILLTTVKLDFNTSTDLPRFLKFNDVDGVVLAGRVPHNLVALLEKRKIPFVLLDYDIPGKNYNKVLVDNYNGVYTAIQELAKAKRKHIAYVGGSADHPSIRERYRAYVAANRDLGLISEGQISDLVFQSNQEITRESGIEGMRQLLAKKMPIDAVFCANDTLAIGVMEELRRQKIEVPGDIAVIGFDDIYAARFHSPPLSTVHVPKMDLGKEAYKLLIEIINNTAQRPQTRTIGVGCVCRDTS; encoded by the coding sequence ATGAAACCTACCATTAAGATGATCGCGGACCAAGCCGGTGTTTCCACCGCTACCGTTTCGCTTGTCCTTAATAGTCGTCCCGGTGTAAACGCTGAGACACGTAAGCTGGTTCAGGAAACCATAAAAAAACTAGATTATCATCCAAAGCGGTCTGCCAGCCAATTGGCTCGTAAAACCACAGGGAATATCGGATTTATTATCTGGGAAGATCACTTCTCTGAGATAGAGATGTTCTACTCCCAATGTTTCCTGGGCATGGAGCTGGCTACCCGAGACAGTGATTATTATATCCTGTTAACAACCGTAAAGCTGGATTTTAATACATCAACTGATTTGCCGCGTTTCCTTAAATTTAATGATGTGGACGGCGTTGTGCTTGCCGGAAGAGTCCCTCATAATCTGGTTGCCTTGCTTGAAAAACGTAAAATTCCATTTGTTCTGCTTGATTATGACATACCCGGCAAAAATTATAACAAGGTACTGGTTGACAATTACAACGGTGTATACACTGCAATCCAAGAATTAGCAAAAGCAAAGCGGAAACATATTGCATACGTTGGTGGATCAGCAGACCACCCTTCAATTAGGGAACGCTATAGAGCATATGTAGCAGCAAATCGAGATTTGGGGTTGATATCTGAAGGACAGATTTCTGACCTCGTATTTCAATCGAATCAAGAAATTACCCGTGAATCAGGCATCGAAGGTATGAGACAATTATTGGCAAAGAAAATGCCCATCGATGCCGTCTTCTGTGCCAATGACACGCTGGCCATTGGTGTCATGGAAGAGTTGAGACGCCAGAAAATAGAGGTGCCAGGAGATATCGCAGTCATAGGATTCGATGATATCTATGCTGCTCGTTTTCACTCACCGCCTCTTTCGACTGTCCACGTGCCCAAAATGGATCTGGGTAAAGAAGCTTATAAACTCCTTATAGAAATAATAAACAATACAGCACAAAGACCACAGACCAGAACCATCGGTGTAGGGTGCGTGTGTAGAGATACTTCCTAA
- a CDS encoding glycoside hydrolase → MYNNIDLQGLALRARGILKLNDLGTSTKPSPKLYPHQWNWDSAFIALGLSHSDTNRAQTEIKSMVQAQWETGMIPHIVFNPEAINYHPGPEYWGTQITDAPATIRTSGITQPPVLAQAALGVYENSAKSPADLAFLSEIYPALLKETNFLYNERDPSQGGLSFICHPWESGMDNSPCWDIPLNNFEMKFKPEFMRKDKKDIPANQRPSDDEYSRYSYLVQAYAGVNWDQSKILDLNLFQVQSVLFNVLQLESMKALSRIAKLVDMPSDKINQRIQQSLESFENKLWDKDSQRYLDYDLSGNALIETDNISQFLPLFAGIPPAEKAEAIISRLQSQDYWPEKGWGICTQARSSADFDLECYWRGPVWINTNWMITKGLEKYNRPQLAKCLAHETLDLVDKFGFFEYFNSDTGQGLGSDNFSWTAALVLDLIESGYS, encoded by the coding sequence TTGTATAATAACATAGACTTGCAAGGGTTGGCATTACGGGCCCGGGGCATCCTGAAGTTGAATGACCTGGGGACTTCCACCAAACCCTCCCCCAAACTATACCCTCACCAATGGAACTGGGATTCAGCATTTATTGCTCTTGGTCTATCACATTCCGATACAAATCGGGCTCAAACGGAAATCAAATCCATGGTACAGGCTCAGTGGGAAACAGGAATGATCCCGCACATTGTTTTTAACCCAGAGGCTATCAATTACCATCCCGGTCCTGAATATTGGGGGACACAAATTACAGACGCCCCAGCCACAATTCGAACCAGTGGCATTACCCAACCCCCCGTCCTTGCACAGGCAGCTCTGGGGGTCTATGAGAATTCAGCCAAATCTCCTGCAGATCTAGCTTTCCTATCGGAGATCTACCCTGCATTATTAAAAGAAACAAATTTCCTCTATAACGAACGTGACCCCTCTCAGGGTGGGCTTTCCTTTATTTGTCATCCCTGGGAAAGTGGTATGGACAACTCTCCCTGTTGGGATATTCCCCTCAATAATTTTGAAATGAAGTTTAAGCCCGAATTCATGCGCAAGGATAAAAAGGACATACCGGCAAATCAGCGACCCAGCGATGATGAATACTCCCGCTACTCTTATCTGGTTCAAGCCTATGCCGGTGTGAACTGGGACCAGTCAAAAATCCTGGACCTAAATCTGTTTCAAGTCCAGTCAGTCCTCTTCAATGTGCTTCAGCTGGAATCCATGAAGGCCTTGTCCAGGATCGCTAAACTTGTGGATATGCCGAGTGACAAAATTAACCAAAGAATCCAACAAAGTCTGGAAAGCTTTGAAAACAAGCTATGGGACAAGGATTCTCAGAGGTATCTGGATTATGACTTGAGTGGAAATGCTCTGATTGAGACCGACAATATCAGCCAGTTTCTACCCCTCTTTGCCGGGATACCCCCAGCTGAAAAAGCTGAAGCCATAATTTCCAGACTGCAGTCTCAAGACTATTGGCCTGAAAAGGGTTGGGGTATCTGCACCCAAGCTAGAAGCAGCGCTGATTTTGATCTGGAATGCTATTGGCGCGGACCTGTTTGGATCAACACAAACTGGATGATCACTAAGGGTTTGGAAAAATACAATCGTCCACAACTGGCGAAATGTCTGGCCCATGAGACGCTTGATCTGGTGGATAAATTCGGATTCTTTGAATACTTTAATTCTGATACGGGTCAGGGTTTGGGCAGTGATAATTTTTCATGGACTGCAGCGCTGGTACTGGATTTGATTGAATCGGGATATAGCTGA
- a CDS encoding glycosyl hydrolase family 32: MLEFVDKWVWDFWLYKEDDQHHIFFLQAPKSLGDERLRHFNASIGHARSTDLIKWEILPDALAPGARGEWDDEATWTGCTYKNGDTYYLFYTGVNKREKGLVQRIGLATSKDLIHWDKYSGNPIIEADPRWYELLDLDAWHDQAWRDPWVFEYGGEFHAYITARVNAGIPDGRGVIAHAVSNDLLNWKVQPPVTQPGHFGQLEVPQLIEVDSKTHLLFSTDRFTHSKALLDRTNKPPVTGFASYHGDTPLGPFTHTDDPWLFSDKNGLLYSGKFIDSSEAGWRLMAFENYGNDGEFIGRIPDPFTVKKR, encoded by the coding sequence ATGCTTGAATTTGTTGACAAATGGGTCTGGGATTTCTGGCTATACAAGGAGGATGATCAGCATCACATTTTCTTCCTCCAGGCACCCAAATCATTGGGAGATGAACGGCTCAGACATTTTAATGCATCAATTGGTCATGCCAGATCAACGGATCTGATTAAATGGGAAATTCTACCTGATGCGCTTGCCCCTGGAGCCCGAGGTGAGTGGGATGATGAAGCCACCTGGACTGGCTGCACCTATAAAAATGGCGATACATACTATCTGTTTTATACAGGTGTGAATAAAAGGGAAAAGGGATTGGTTCAAAGGATTGGCCTTGCTACATCTAAGGATCTGATTCATTGGGATAAGTATTCTGGAAATCCAATTATTGAAGCTGATCCGCGATGGTATGAACTTCTCGATCTGGATGCCTGGCATGATCAGGCCTGGCGCGACCCCTGGGTTTTTGAGTATGGAGGTGAATTCCACGCCTATATCACTGCGCGGGTAAACGCTGGAATACCGGATGGTAGGGGAGTCATCGCTCATGCTGTTTCCAATGACCTGCTCAATTGGAAAGTTCAACCACCTGTAACACAACCTGGTCATTTTGGGCAACTGGAGGTTCCACAGCTTATTGAAGTTGATTCAAAGACCCATTTGCTTTTCAGCACCGATAGGTTTACACATTCAAAAGCCCTTCTGGATCGGACAAATAAACCACCCGTGACGGGATTCGCCTCTTATCACGGAGATACACCCCTGGGACCATTCACACATACCGATGATCCCTGGTTGTTTAGCGATAAGAATGGGCTGCTATATAGCGGGAAGTTTATCGATTCAAGTGAGGCAGGCTGGAGGCTTATGGCTTTTGAAAATTATGGTAACGATGGCGAATTTATCGGTCGTATACCTGATCCATTTACAGTAAAGAAGCGCTGA
- a CDS encoding DUF1868 domain-containing protein, whose translation MEQSTLYNARLDTWSLNHFTGDHLGDLSQKFTPDGGAKAFYGLTVVAFIESESLLHKKICDFQNKIAAALESAGVGHVFSMLEPLSFHMTICDIVAGSAPLEPAKLLDIVEAGRRLFPKLGMDSKLSCQLTGLGVDMSLVLLAEFESDASLKQCLHLEKQLKKGFQVDERSFLGHVSLAYFVQQPGTQLNRIKQVLAPFSEEALGEFNFNKISLCHFSDMNTYTPLISFDLLDRSFEHHPNNLHTFMPATESLQENHESLSED comes from the coding sequence ATGGAGCAGTCCACACTTTATAATGCCCGCTTGGATACCTGGAGCTTAAATCACTTCACTGGTGATCATTTGGGTGACCTTTCTCAAAAATTTACTCCTGATGGGGGGGCAAAAGCCTTCTACGGTCTGACGGTAGTGGCGTTTATTGAGTCAGAATCGTTGTTGCATAAAAAAATATGTGATTTTCAAAATAAGATAGCAGCTGCTTTGGAATCCGCAGGTGTTGGACACGTTTTCAGTATGCTCGAACCCTTATCCTTCCATATGACTATATGTGATATTGTCGCCGGATCTGCTCCCTTAGAACCTGCAAAATTGCTCGATATAGTTGAGGCCGGTCGTAGACTTTTTCCCAAACTGGGGATGGATTCCAAATTATCCTGTCAATTGACAGGTCTGGGTGTGGATATGAGTCTGGTTTTGCTTGCTGAATTCGAATCTGATGCATCTCTAAAACAATGTCTACATCTTGAAAAACAGCTCAAAAAGGGTTTTCAAGTGGACGAAAGATCATTTTTAGGTCATGTCAGTCTTGCATATTTCGTTCAACAACCGGGGACTCAGCTTAATAGAATTAAACAGGTCCTTGCTCCCTTCAGCGAGGAAGCGCTGGGTGAATTTAACTTCAATAAGATTAGCCTATGTCACTTCAGTGATATGAACACCTATACGCCGCTCATTTCTTTTGATCTGCTCGATAGAAGTTTCGAACACCACCCCAACAACCTCCATACGTTTATGCCCGCAACCGAAAGCCTCCAGGAAAATCATGAATCCCTATCTGAAGATTGA
- a CDS encoding alcohol dehydrogenase catalytic domain-containing protein, producing MRVIEITTPGVIKLSNADTPSPVRNQILIRVKASGICGTDVHIAGGGYLGAYPVIPGHEFSGDVIAVGDEVSRFKSGDRVAVEPNLACGNCEYCLQARFNHCLNWQAIGVTLPGGMAEYVLVPEDNVFNIHNLDYEIAAFMEPLSCILHGFAKLVSNPSAAVLVMGAGPIGVMFAQVLKHAGFNNMRILERQTGRAALAGKLLGLGADSSSSNYSAEQFDLIVDATGSITLMEMALNLVRKGGEILYFGVPPRQQNLAIDPFQLFEKGLTLHTSYTSVNNSRAALKLLSQGRVIVDELISHRLVLEEFKPGIDLIVQGQSGVNKIMIYPQIA from the coding sequence ATGCGTGTTATCGAGATAACGACACCAGGGGTCATTAAACTTTCGAATGCGGACACACCCAGCCCTGTAAGAAACCAAATTTTAATCCGAGTAAAGGCGAGTGGAATCTGTGGTACCGATGTTCATATTGCTGGTGGTGGATACCTGGGTGCTTACCCTGTTATTCCGGGACACGAATTTTCAGGTGATGTGATAGCTGTCGGTGATGAGGTAAGCAGATTCAAGTCAGGAGATCGGGTTGCAGTAGAGCCGAACCTAGCCTGCGGAAATTGTGAATATTGCCTTCAGGCGAGATTCAACCATTGTCTGAATTGGCAGGCCATCGGTGTAACACTTCCCGGTGGTATGGCTGAGTATGTACTCGTACCCGAGGACAATGTGTTCAATATTCATAATCTGGACTATGAAATTGCTGCCTTCATGGAACCACTTTCATGCATTCTCCATGGATTTGCCAAGTTGGTCTCAAACCCCTCGGCAGCAGTGCTGGTGATGGGGGCAGGTCCCATTGGAGTTATGTTTGCCCAGGTGTTGAAGCATGCTGGATTTAACAACATGCGGATACTGGAGCGTCAAACAGGCCGAGCTGCGCTAGCAGGCAAACTCCTGGGGCTGGGTGCAGACTCATCGAGCTCAAACTATTCAGCAGAACAATTTGATCTTATTGTGGATGCTACAGGGTCCATAACCCTTATGGAAATGGCATTGAATCTGGTTCGGAAGGGCGGCGAAATCCTCTATTTTGGTGTTCCTCCCAGGCAGCAAAATCTGGCAATCGATCCCTTTCAACTCTTTGAAAAGGGGCTTACACTACATACTTCATATACATCTGTGAACAATTCAAGGGCAGCCCTGAAACTGCTTTCACAGGGTCGAGTCATCGTCGATGAATTGATCTCACACCGGTTGGTCCTGGAGGAATTTAAACCAGGGATTGACCTTATTGTGCAGGGGCAGAGTGGTGTCAATAAAATCATGATCTATCCGCAGATCGCATGA